Proteins encoded within one genomic window of Rickettsiales bacterium:
- the rsmA gene encoding 16S rRNA (adenine(1518)-N(6)/adenine(1519)-N(6))-dimethyltransferase RsmA, with protein sequence MSFPPLKEHMTLHGVRPDKRFGQHFLMDGNITDKITQLSGKLSGVHVIEVGPGPGGLTRSLLKSEAATIHAIEKDSRLLPLLAELAASDKRLQILEADALSFSIPDAIPTPRAIIANLPYNVGTAMLIKWLKEIADDAGSYQSLTLMFQKEVVDRIGASPGSKHYGRLSVLSQWLCDVQPLFDLPPKAFTPPPKVDSSVVRLIPRKARAKCDINVLERVTGAAFGQRRKMLRSSLKSLHPEPGIWLKQCGIEPTLRAESLSLINFIDLAASLKA encoded by the coding sequence GTGAGCTTCCCTCCACTTAAAGAACATATGACGCTACACGGCGTTCGTCCCGATAAGCGCTTTGGCCAGCATTTCCTAATGGATGGCAATATCACCGACAAAATCACGCAATTATCCGGGAAACTATCCGGCGTTCACGTGATTGAAGTGGGCCCTGGTCCTGGCGGACTTACCCGCTCGCTCCTTAAATCTGAAGCGGCAACTATTCACGCGATTGAAAAAGATTCACGGCTCTTACCCCTATTGGCAGAGCTCGCTGCCAGCGATAAGCGTTTGCAAATTCTAGAAGCCGATGCGTTAAGTTTCTCGATACCCGATGCCATCCCGACCCCGCGCGCGATCATCGCCAACCTGCCTTATAATGTCGGCACCGCAATGCTGATTAAATGGCTCAAGGAAATTGCTGATGATGCAGGCAGCTATCAGTCGCTCACCCTGATGTTCCAAAAAGAAGTGGTCGACCGTATTGGCGCATCGCCGGGTAGCAAACATTATGGCCGTTTGAGTGTGCTAAGTCAGTGGTTGTGCGATGTGCAGCCCTTATTTGATTTACCCCCGAAGGCCTTTACCCCACCACCTAAAGTGGATTCCAGTGTCGTACGGCTGATCCCTCGAAAAGCCCGTGCAAAATGCGATATTAACGTGCTTGAACGTGTGACCGGTGCCGCTTTTGGCCAGCGTCGTAAAATGCTGCGCTCCAGTCTTAAATCACTACACCCGGAACCTGGAATCTGGCTAAAGCAATGCGGCATTGAGCCGACCTTACGCGCCGAATCTCTTTCTTTAATAAATTTTATAGATTTAGCGGCCAGTCTAAAGGCCTAA
- a CDS encoding DUF2671 domain-containing protein, with protein sequence MTYKNRLLEKLNMPNRSKEAGEGVDSSITEMMMDPRYLRQSSSLVNQALQKGFDVLQMEDGEIVMTGTKTIIYRYQWDAEEGMLMKKAIESKEEDDRLTLPEVETVQ encoded by the coding sequence ATGACGTATAAAAACAGGCTGCTCGAAAAGCTAAATATGCCAAACCGTTCGAAAGAAGCCGGTGAAGGAGTAGATTCCAGCATCACTGAAATGATGATGGATCCTCGTTATTTGCGTCAATCTTCTTCATTGGTTAATCAAGCGCTGCAAAAAGGATTTGATGTTCTTCAGATGGAAGATGGTGAAATCGTTATGACGGGCACTAAAACCATCATTTATCGTTATCAGTGGGATGCTGAAGAAGGCATGCTCATGAAAAAAGCGATCGAAAGCAAAGAAGAAGATGATCGCCTGACTCTGCCAGAGGTGGAAACGGTTCAATAG
- a CDS encoding flagellar hook-basal body complex protein, whose protein sequence is MSLYGALFAGVSGLKAQASKIGVISDNIANVNTVGYKGAESQFETLVVNGSSGSNGVYSPGGVLATTRQAVDKQGLLLATDAPTDIAISGDGFFVVNGRTDGTDVPQYTRAGSFRADSLGNFRNASGFFLQGWRLDTAGNIPTTSANLDSLETVNVDTATGDASATTAVNIGANFDAQQVIFPGESDQVTLDAISTANFGASADDILVPDEFSLAPTNSITRSDQFTINTGNGLEFTYAYGGFSIGRNVTTGGLANIGDGGVDNTTVTTLAAADLQTTGLTSVLQVTIPNHGLISGGTVTLAGVAAFDTFTAAELNSTHVVTRTGANTFTISVTNNASAGGLNGGSGTVNTRQFVGNILDATTVTETFLRGSNVSDFTSAARSFTISTPTVTTPPFTYSANSPSTVSGEFNTLTNLAQAIDEVVGLTAKVEGGRLIVGAEDANEAVTFTNGDATGTATLKGIDWVTELDIVNITTSTRRFSTLQGLNNLVNADEGVTSIISNPLSNSTLEIRVDDPLDTIQFDDFVQNPVTRLGNDAIAVLLADVTGAAGPVTVTITDPNHGFSAGQNITLAGSTNAGAGSFANFAAAELNASHVITSVIDANTYQVSITAANVAGIPAASTGGGNLIDRVQSNNGSLLAELGLVTSLNGAAYTAQTTGPLGPRYDTTGAVGQNMASGDIEAQFSRSLRIFDALGTPHDLQMSVIKVDDNIWAVEVYAVPADEVNTALVDGQIATGTVVFNGDGSLRSVSEGLTNPVDINWTNGALSSNVTFGFGTAGLPQGTENATLIGDTDGLSQFSADYNVNFVNQNGSQVGDLIGVNIDSDGIVSVSFSNGDVKAVYRLPLADFSNPNGLATDSGNVFAQTRESGEVNLREAGDNGVGDVVSSVLESSNVELSEQLTDLIVAQRAYQSNTKVITASDELLEELNRL, encoded by the coding sequence AAACGGGGTTTATTCTCCAGGCGGGGTTTTGGCGACAACGCGTCAGGCAGTTGATAAGCAGGGTTTGCTACTGGCAACCGATGCGCCCACCGATATTGCAATTTCAGGCGATGGTTTCTTCGTTGTGAATGGACGAACCGATGGTACAGACGTACCACAATATACACGTGCCGGCTCATTCCGTGCTGATTCTCTCGGTAACTTCCGTAATGCTTCAGGCTTCTTCCTCCAAGGGTGGAGACTCGATACCGCAGGCAATATTCCAACTACAAGTGCGAATCTTGATAGTTTGGAAACTGTTAATGTGGATACAGCAACGGGTGATGCGAGTGCGACCACAGCGGTCAATATCGGTGCTAACTTTGATGCACAACAAGTAATTTTCCCGGGTGAAAGTGATCAAGTCACTTTAGATGCAATCTCAACAGCAAACTTTGGCGCCTCTGCCGATGATATTTTGGTTCCGGATGAGTTTAGCTTAGCGCCAACTAACAGCATTACTCGTAGTGATCAATTTACGATAAATACGGGTAATGGTCTGGAATTTACTTATGCTTATGGTGGGTTCTCGATTGGTCGTAATGTGACAACAGGAGGGCTTGCTAACATTGGTGACGGGGGTGTTGATAATACGACTGTCACGACTTTAGCCGCCGCTGATCTTCAAACAACAGGCCTCACCTCTGTATTGCAAGTGACGATCCCAAATCATGGATTGATTAGTGGCGGTACGGTAACTCTTGCAGGTGTGGCGGCATTTGATACGTTTACAGCAGCGGAACTCAATAGTACCCATGTGGTGACACGTACCGGTGCGAATACTTTCACAATTTCGGTGACCAACAATGCTTCAGCCGGTGGTCTTAATGGGGGGTCGGGGACGGTAAATACTCGTCAGTTCGTTGGTAATATTCTGGATGCGACGACGGTAACTGAAACGTTCCTACGTGGCAGTAATGTGAGTGACTTTACTTCAGCGGCGCGTTCATTTACGATTTCAACGCCGACCGTAACAACACCTCCTTTCACGTATTCAGCTAACTCTCCAAGCACGGTTTCGGGTGAATTTAATACTCTAACAAACTTAGCGCAGGCGATTGATGAAGTCGTTGGCTTAACCGCGAAGGTTGAGGGTGGCCGACTTATTGTGGGTGCGGAAGATGCAAATGAAGCGGTGACGTTCACGAATGGAGATGCAACAGGCACGGCAACCCTTAAGGGGATTGATTGGGTGACGGAATTAGACATTGTGAATATAACGACATCAACGCGTCGTTTCTCGACCTTGCAAGGATTGAATAATCTTGTAAATGCGGATGAGGGCGTGACGTCAATTATCAGTAACCCGCTTTCCAATTCAACATTGGAGATTCGTGTGGATGATCCACTTGATACGATTCAGTTTGATGATTTCGTGCAAAATCCAGTAACGCGCTTGGGTAATGATGCAATCGCAGTATTGCTAGCGGATGTAACCGGTGCCGCTGGCCCAGTTACAGTGACGATTACGGACCCTAATCATGGTTTCAGTGCGGGCCAAAATATTACGCTTGCAGGATCAACAAATGCGGGTGCTGGTTCGTTTGCTAACTTCGCAGCGGCTGAGTTAAATGCCTCGCACGTGATTACGAGCGTGATTGATGCGAATACGTATCAAGTGAGCATTACCGCTGCCAATGTGGCAGGTATTCCAGCGGCTTCAACAGGCGGTGGTAACTTGATTGATCGTGTGCAGAGCAATAATGGTAGTTTGCTTGCAGAACTGGGTTTAGTCACGTCTCTCAATGGTGCGGCCTACACGGCGCAAACGACAGGCCCATTGGGTCCGCGTTATGATACGACAGGTGCGGTGGGGCAAAATATGGCCTCTGGTGACATTGAAGCACAGTTTAGCCGGTCTCTACGAATATTTGATGCTCTGGGAACACCCCATGATCTTCAAATGAGTGTGATCAAAGTGGATGATAACATTTGGGCTGTTGAGGTTTATGCGGTGCCAGCAGATGAAGTGAACACGGCGTTGGTTGATGGTCAGATTGCAACAGGTACGGTTGTCTTTAACGGTGATGGTAGCTTACGTAGCGTGAGTGAAGGGCTTACAAATCCTGTCGATATTAATTGGACGAATGGCGCTTTATCAAGCAACGTGACGTTTGGGTTTGGTACAGCAGGTTTACCGCAAGGGACAGAGAATGCGACCTTGATTGGTGATACCGATGGCTTAAGTCAATTCTCGGCTGATTATAACGTAAACTTCGTAAACCAAAATGGTTCGCAAGTGGGAGATTTGATCGGAGTAAATATTGATTCGGATGGTATCGTTTCGGTGAGCTTTAGTAACGGTGATGTGAAAGCGGTCTATCGCTTACCCCTTGCCGACTTCTCAAATCCGAATGGTCTTGCAACCGATTCAGGTAATGTGTTCGCGCAAACGCGTGAGTCAGGCGAAGTGAACCTACGTGAAGCCGGTGATAACGGAGTGGGGGATGTGGTGTCTTCCGTATTAGAATCTTCAAACGTAGAGCTTTCGGAACAACTAACGGATTTGATTGTCGCGCAGCGTGCGTATCAATCGAATACAAAAGTTATTACCGCATCGGATGAACTTCTAGAGGAGTTAAACCGACTCTAG